The Microbacterium limosum sequence CGGACGCCTGGGACTCCGTCGCGCCGATCGTCGAGATCGTCGACGCCGAGCTCGCCGCGGCGGGCGATGCGCCGCTGACGTTCTTCGAGCTGCTGACGGTCTTGGCCTTCGTCGTGGCCGCCGACGCACCGATCGACGTCCTCGTGCTCGAGGTCGGCATGGGCGGGGCGTGGGATTCCACGAACACGGCGGACGGCGACGTGGCGGTCTTCGCGCCGATCGACATCGACCACGCCGACCGGCTCGGATCGACGATCTCCGAGATCGCCACCGTCAAGGGCGGCATCATCAAGGACGGGGCGGCGGTCGTCTCGGCGGCGCAGCACCCCGACGCCGAGCGAGTGCTGCGGAAGATGGCATCCGACCGCGGGGCGCGCATCACCTTCGAGGGTGCCGAGTTCGCCCTCACCGACGACCGCCTCGCGGTGGGCGGGCAGCTCATCTCCGTGCGCGGGCTCGCGAGCACCTACGACGAGGAGTACCTGCCGCTCTACGGCGCGCACCAGGGGCGCAACGCGGCGCTCGCGATCGCGGCCGTGGAGTCCCTCATCGGCGGCGCGGAGCAGCCGATCGCCGGCGACGTGCTCGCCGAAGGCCTCGGTCAGGTCGTCTCGCCCGGACGCCTGCAGCTCGTGGGCACAGAGCCGACGGTGCTCGTCGACGCCGCGCACAATCCCCACGGCGCACAGGCCCTCGCGGAGGCGCTGCGTACGTCGTTCGACTTCGACGAATGGGGCGTCGTGCTGGGCGTCCTCGCCGACAAGGATGCCGCGGGCATCGTCGCGGCCCTCGCCCCGGTCGCCGCGGAGGTGTTCGTCACGGCGCCGGACTCCGAGCGCGCCGACGACCCGGACGCGCTGGCCGACCTCGTGGAGGAGGCGGGGCTGCGTGCGAGCGTGCACCGCGACCTCGAGGATGCGGCCGCCTCGGCACGGGAGTGGGCCTCGGCATCCGCCCGCAGGGCCGTCGTGATCGCCGGATCCGTCGTTCTGGCGGGGGAGGCCCTCGCGGTCGCGGCCCGCGAGGACTGGAAGGGCGGGCCCTCGTGAGCGAGGCCGCACCGCGTCCCCGTTCGCGCCGCAGTCTCACGACGCAGCTGGCGACGGTCGTGCTCGGCTTCGAGGCGATCGTGGTCTTCCTCGGCGGGCTCACGATCTACGGTCTCCGCGCGCTGCCCGCGGGAGTCGAACCGTGGTGGGGCATCGTCGGCGGCGTCGTCGTGGCGGTCGTGATGCTCCTGACGTGCGGATTCGTCAGCCGCCCCGCCGGTATCGTCGTGGGGTGGGCGCTGCAGGTGATCATCGCCCTCGCGGCGTTCCTCGTGCCCGGCATGCTGCTGGTCGCCCTCGTCTTCGGCGGCATGTGGGCTTTCGCGACCATCCAGGGTCCCCGAATCGAAAGGCGCGCGCAGGGCGCGACGCCGGAAGGAGAATGACATGGCCACCGAAGAGACGCTCGTCCTCGTCAAGCCCGACGGAGTCGCCCGCGGCCTGACCGGGGAGATCCTCGCCCGCATCGAGCGCAAGGGCTATGCGCTCGTCGATATGCGCCTCGTCGAACCCGACCGGGAGCGCCTCGAGCGCCACTACGCCGAGCACGAGGGGAAGCCGTTCTACGAGCCCCTCCTGGACTTCATGATGTCGGGACCGTCGGTCGCGATCCGGCTCGCCGGCAACCGCGTCATCGAGGGCTTCCGCTCCCTCGCGGGAACCACCGACCCCACCGGTGCCGCCCCCGGCACGATCCGCGGGGACTTCGGCCGCGACTGGGGCCTCGCCGTCCAGCAGAACCTCGTGCACGGGTCGGACAGCACCGAGTCGGCGGCGCGCGAGCTGGGGATCTGGTTCGACTAGAAGAGCGTTGCCAGCACGTCGAGGCGCACCTGCGCGATGACCGCCACGATCGCGTAGCTGACGACCGTCAGCACAGGCAGCCAGCTCGTGAGGGCGGATGCCGCGCGCCGCACTCCTCGCGGCGCCGGGAGCAGGCCGGTGCGCAGCACGTGCAGCAGCACGGCGTAGAAGGTCGGGATCGTCACGGCCCATGTCACCATGCACCACGGGCAGAGCGTTCCGAGCACGAAGATCGACTGAGAGATCAGCCAGATCACGAAGCCGAAGGCGAATGCCATGCCGGCGGTGAAGAGCAGCCAGAACCACCGCGCGAAGCGGGCACCCGCCAGCAGCGCCATCCCGACGACGACCGGCGCGATCCAGCCGGTGAGGCCCAGGATGGGGTTGGGGAAGCCGAAGACGCTGCCCTGCCACGATTCGAGGTTCGCGCGGCACTGCACCAGCACGCTGAAGTCGCACGAGAGGCTCGCGTCGGGATCGACGAGCAGGGCGAAGCGCTCGATCGTCAGCGCGAACGCCGCGTACCAGCCCACGGCTCCCGCGATCACGAGCCAGATCGTCAGGCCGAGCGGACGAGTGCGTGGGTGGGGAGACGACATGCCTCGGATTATGGCACCGCGCGCTGGCAGCGCCCTCGACCGGGCCGTGGCAGACCCGATTCGGGCGGGGCGTCCCGCATCCGGGCCGGGAAGGTGCGATAATGGCATACCAGATGCACACGCGGCCGCGCCGCGACCGCATGGACGAAGACTTCGGGCGATGATCGCCCTCACGCAGCACGAGCCGCTGGCCTGCTGCAGACCGAGTGAGTTCGCGGCACCGCAGGTGCGGCACCGCACGAGAGTTCGCCGGGCGACGCGCGGTGTCGCCCGCAGGGAGTACGCCAGAGATGGCCGATGAGAACAACACCACCGACCGAACCGAACAGACCGAGCCGCCCGTAACGGTGGATGCCGCGGCAGAGGCGGAGGCCTCCGTCGCTGCCGACGGTGCCGACGTCGGCCCGACCGAGGTCCCGGCGGCGGAGGACACGGCCGCCACGGACAGCGCTCCGGCCGCCGAGGACACGCCCGCCGTGGACAGTGCGCCGGCCGCGGACGACACGCCCTCGGAGCCGGACGCCGCCGCCGAGGAGGTCCCCGCCCCCTCGGGCCCCCCGACCGCTGTCTCGCTGGGGCTTCTGCCCGAGACGTTCGTGTCGCAGGTGAGCACGGCTCTGCACTTCTACGCGCCGGAGATCGCCCCGCTCCCTCCACGCCCGACGGCCGTGGATGAGAGCCCCGAGGCCGAGGGCCAGGGGCGCTCGCGTCGGCGCAATCGCCGCCGCTCGGGCGACGAGGGGGGCGAGCAGACGGAGTCCGCCCCGGCCGCGCGGGTGCGCCAGCCGCGCGCCGTGGAGATGATCACCGAGCCGCAGCGGATCAAGGGTTCCACGCGTCTGGAAGCCAAGAAGCAGCGCCGCCGCGACGGCCGGGAGGCCGGACGCCGCCGTGCGGTGGTCACCGAGGCCGAGTTCCTCGCGCGCCGCGAGGCCGTCGATCGGGTCATGGTCGTCCGCTCCAAGAACGGGCGCATCCAGATCGCCGTGCTCGAGGACAACGTCCTCGTCGAGCACTACGTGGCACGCAACCAGGACGCGTCGCTGATCGGCAACGTCTACGTCGGCCGCGTGCAGAACGTGCTCCCGAGCATGGAAGCCGCCTTCGTCGACATCGGGCGCGGCCGCAACGCCGTGCTGTACTCGGGCGAGGTGGACTGGGACTCGGTCGAGACGGGCAACCAGCCGCGCCGCATCGAGCTCGCCCTCAAGTCCGGCGACAAGGTGCTCGTGCAGGTCACGAAGGACCCCGTCGGCCACAAGGGCGCGCGCCTGACGAGCCAGATCTCGCTGCCCGGCCGGTACCTCGTCTACGTGCCCGGCGGTGCGATGAACGGCATCTCGCGCAAGCTCCCCGACACCGAACGCGCGCGACTGAAGAAGATCCTCAAGGAGGTCCTTCCCGAGTCCTCCGGCGTCATCGTGCGCACGGCGGCCGAGGGGGCCACGGAGGAGCAGCTCACGCGCGACGTGAGCCGCCTCACGACGCAGTGGGAGCACATCTCGGCGCAGGTGCAGAACGTGCAGGGACCGACCCTGCTGCACTCCGAGCCCGACCTGCTGGTCAAGATCGTGCGCGACGTCTTCAACGAGGACTTCTCGAAGATGCTCATCCAGGGCGACGAGGCGCACCGCACGATCAAGGGCTACCTCGAGGCCGTCGCGCCCGATCTCCTCGAGCGCGTCGAGCGCTTCGAGGGCGAGCACGATCCGTTCGACGAGTTCCGCATCACCGAGCAGATCGAGAAGGCGCTGGACCGCAAGGTGTGGCTGCCCTCGGGCGGATCGCTCGTGATCGACCGCACCGAGGCGATGACGGTCGTCGACGTCAACACGGGCAAGTTCGTGGGCTCGGGCGGCAATCTCGAGGAGACCGTCACCAAGAACAACCTCGAAGCCGCCGAGGAGATCGTCCGTCAGCTGCGTCTGCGCGACATCGGCGGCATCATCGTCGTCGACTTCATCGACATGGTGCTCGAGTCCAACCGCGACCTCGTGCTCCGGCGCCTCATCGAGTGCCTCAGCCGCGACCGTACGAAGCACCAGGTCGCGGAGGTCACCTCGCTCGGTCTCGT is a genomic window containing:
- a CDS encoding folylpolyglutamate synthase/dihydrofolate synthase family protein gives rise to the protein MSGDDRARADAVYEALLQRQGEQWVQPRVERTRRVLDLLGDPQRSYRVVHVTGTNGKTSTSRIIESLLRAFGLRTGLFTSPHLVRFTERILIDGAPVGDTEVADAWDSVAPIVEIVDAELAAAGDAPLTFFELLTVLAFVVAADAPIDVLVLEVGMGGAWDSTNTADGDVAVFAPIDIDHADRLGSTISEIATVKGGIIKDGAAVVSAAQHPDAERVLRKMASDRGARITFEGAEFALTDDRLAVGGQLISVRGLASTYDEEYLPLYGAHQGRNAALAIAAVESLIGGAEQPIAGDVLAEGLGQVVSPGRLQLVGTEPTVLVDAAHNPHGAQALAEALRTSFDFDEWGVVLGVLADKDAAGIVAALAPVAAEVFVTAPDSERADDPDALADLVEEAGLRASVHRDLEDAAASAREWASASARRAVVIAGSVVLAGEALAVAAREDWKGGPS
- a CDS encoding DUF4233 domain-containing protein: MSEAAPRPRSRRSLTTQLATVVLGFEAIVVFLGGLTIYGLRALPAGVEPWWGIVGGVVVAVVMLLTCGFVSRPAGIVVGWALQVIIALAAFLVPGMLLVALVFGGMWAFATIQGPRIERRAQGATPEGE
- the ndk gene encoding nucleoside-diphosphate kinase encodes the protein MATEETLVLVKPDGVARGLTGEILARIERKGYALVDMRLVEPDRERLERHYAEHEGKPFYEPLLDFMMSGPSVAIRLAGNRVIEGFRSLAGTTDPTGAAPGTIRGDFGRDWGLAVQQNLVHGSDSTESAARELGIWFD
- a CDS encoding vitamin K epoxide reductase family protein → MSSPHPRTRPLGLTIWLVIAGAVGWYAAFALTIERFALLVDPDASLSCDFSVLVQCRANLESWQGSVFGFPNPILGLTGWIAPVVVGMALLAGARFARWFWLLFTAGMAFAFGFVIWLISQSIFVLGTLCPWCMVTWAVTIPTFYAVLLHVLRTGLLPAPRGVRRAASALTSWLPVLTVVSYAIVAVIAQVRLDVLATLF
- a CDS encoding Rne/Rng family ribonuclease, whose protein sequence is MADENNTTDRTEQTEPPVTVDAAAEAEASVAADGADVGPTEVPAAEDTAATDSAPAAEDTPAVDSAPAADDTPSEPDAAAEEVPAPSGPPTAVSLGLLPETFVSQVSTALHFYAPEIAPLPPRPTAVDESPEAEGQGRSRRRNRRRSGDEGGEQTESAPAARVRQPRAVEMITEPQRIKGSTRLEAKKQRRRDGREAGRRRAVVTEAEFLARREAVDRVMVVRSKNGRIQIAVLEDNVLVEHYVARNQDASLIGNVYVGRVQNVLPSMEAAFVDIGRGRNAVLYSGEVDWDSVETGNQPRRIELALKSGDKVLVQVTKDPVGHKGARLTSQISLPGRYLVYVPGGAMNGISRKLPDTERARLKKILKEVLPESSGVIVRTAAEGATEEQLTRDVSRLTTQWEHISAQVQNVQGPTLLHSEPDLLVKIVRDVFNEDFSKMLIQGDEAHRTIKGYLEAVAPDLLERVERFEGEHDPFDEFRITEQIEKALDRKVWLPSGGSLVIDRTEAMTVVDVNTGKFVGSGGNLEETVTKNNLEAAEEIVRQLRLRDIGGIIVVDFIDMVLESNRDLVLRRLIECLSRDRTKHQVAEVTSLGLVQMTRKKLGLGLLETFSEACQVCAGRGVIVHHDPVVKHRPASSGNGSGSSRRGRGGGSNPPATQNGGTAPVGGTHVITEGVKSALAQIAASTLAAHQETEQVDAAASLPAASVDDVIVLPEGPAANGSGEGASERPKKRRKRQERPAAPKSEKEQLLDSVLSALPEPKAPGQGRGARRRVSTGVLTGTPVAMPTNGSDDD